The Hevea brasiliensis isolate MT/VB/25A 57/8 chromosome 1, ASM3005281v1, whole genome shotgun sequence genome has a window encoding:
- the LOC110637870 gene encoding uncharacterized protein LOC110637870, protein MGCGISKLDLKETGQGYQIRSLRRRSDDETDSLTSRNRKSVSSMPSEGGVGFLKRVIGSNERERGVERELEASSDHGRKSNVSSYSFCFKQPQVEIMEKESSKENKSQNKYHQYANNDDLHQEYIRPSDAEECAASILCSPGSPSFRVYCVNDFMAAPHEDNGDEELEENKSNKGSDKGSETPRAKKGRKGRGFRSAMHMGGSSRGLRGVLQRGGSAGMKNILSSTSCRNHTSSPSRDSTTKLIAKAV, encoded by the exons ATGGGCTGTGGCATTTCCAAGTTAGACCTGAAGGAGACAGGGCAAGGCTATCAGATTAGATCCCTTCGTCGAAGAAGTGATGACGAAACTGATTCTTTAACGAGCAGGAATCGAAAGAGTGTTTCTTCCATGCCCAGCGAAGGTGGTGTTGGTTTCTTGAAAAGGGTGATCGGttcaaatgagagagagagaggagtggAGAGGGAATTAGAGGCTAGTAGCGATCATGGTAGGAAAAGTAACGTTTCTTCCTATTCCTTTTGTTTCAAGCAGCCTCAAGTTGAGATAATGGAGAAAGAATCTTCAAAGGAAAACAAGTCTCAAAATAAGTATCATCAGTATGCTAACAATGATGATCTTCACCAAGAATATATCAGGCCAAGCGATGCAGAGGAATGTGCAGCAAGCATATTATGTAGTCCAGGATCCCCTAGTTTCAGGGTTTATTGTGTTAATGACTTTATGGCTGCTCCCCATGAAG ACAATGGCGATGAAGAACTAGAAGAAAACAAATCAAATAAGGGGAGTGACaag GGATCGGAGACACCACGGGCGAAAAAAGGAAGGAAGGGAAGAGGGTTTAGGAGTGCCATGCACATGGGTGGATCAAGTCGAGGACTTAGGGGTGTATTGCAAAGGGGTGGATCTGCAGGAATGAAAAATATACTCAGTTCCACTTCTTGCAGAAATCATACTTCTTCACCTTCTCGTGACAGCACAACTAAATTGATTGCAAAAGCtgtttga